ctttgacccatatataaaatatttgttcaaaagtttgtggttcatatttttttactttttaaaaaatactttctaATTGATTTTGAAAGCCATAGCAAAGAcatatataatattacaaaatatttccatttaatgctgttctttggaaCTTTTTATTTATAGAATATGAAAATAatgactatttaaaaatctggaatctgagggtacaaaagaaaaatttaaatattgagagaatctcctttaaagttgttcaaatgaagttcttagcattgcatgttactaatcatatttttaagttttgacacatttatggtaggacatttacaaaatatcttcattgaacatgatctttacttaatatcctaatgatttttggctttaaAGAAAAAttggtaattttgacccatagaatgtatttttggctattgcccggctacttaagactggttttgtggtccagggtcacatatataaaaataaaaaacattgaaaatagaCTTTTACATGGTAGTGTACCTCTAAATGCAAAACATGTAAAACGGTGGGCATAAATAATGCATATGACTTTATGGATGCATGAGGTAAAAAGTTTCTCAAAGTTTTAAAGTCTGTGACCCAGACTCTTTTAACTCATCTCAGCATGAACAGCAGCTGTGGAAGATATGAAAGCAAACAGCACAGACTCACTTTACATCAGTTAATTAGTAAGGAGGGAACAGGATATAATTGGATGTGAATTTGAAATTATGAAGTGTCATAATTGACAAGGCCTTTCAATTTGTCTTCCCAGATGTGTGTTTCCCAGAACTCTCTTCCCCCTGTAGGGGTCGCTAACACATACTTacccccaaactttttttctatttaagACAAATACATGCTGTGATTTTAATGCATGGCAACTACAaatagatgtaaaaaaaaaaaaataaaaaactttaagGTTAACATTCATAATGCCAATATAGCTGAGGCTGCATCGTGGTACAGGACTACAGCACTGTTTAATTCTGATCATTAATACAGTGTAATGCAGCTAAAGAACACACTGCAAACAGCTCATCTCAGGCATTATATTTAGGAGTCATTGGTTTTTGCTGGAGCCCAGCACAGGTGCAATATTAGCTCATGCCTCCGCAGGCAACGAATGCTTTTATTTTTCACACTCACCTTCATGCTGAAGGGTGAAGAAATCAGTGCCTGTTTTAGTGCAGCCTACTTACAAAGCATAACAATATTCACCAACATATGAACAAATCAATCTTAATCACATCCCCAAATGGACCACCGCCGGCAATTTGTGCTGCTGTCCCTCGGCAAAGATGGAATTTTGGATTTGTTTAAAAAGATGGGGAGTTAGTTAGTAAGAAAAAATGGACAAACGTGACCATGgtttacaaaaccagtcttaagtagcactgttTTTTGATTCaatgtatgagtcaaaattactttttaatgccaaaattcattagtaaaaatcatgtttcacaaagatatttagtaaatttcctaccgtaaatatatataaaaacttaagttttgattcgtaatatgcattgctaagaacttcatttggacaactttaaaggcgattctcttaatatttggatttttttgcaccctcagattccagattttcaaaatagttgcatctcagccaaatattctcctatcccaagcttatttattcagctttcagataatgtgcAAGTCTCAATATTAATCTTGTAAAAACAGATCTCAAAAACACATATTAACtccaaaaagtaaaaaacaaaaaaacagttcacTTGCTTTGTGATTTATAGGGACCAAGTGGTACAATTCAAAGTTAACTTTCAGTCTGAAAACACACTCTCTCATAAGGTACACCACCATAACAACATTGACATTATAATGAAGAAGTATATCAGGGATTTGCTGACAAATGTTCCATGcaaaatgacacacacacacacacagatgagtCAAATTTGACATCCCACGTTGTTGCTTTAAATGATTAATTAGCATAAATATACTCGGTGTGAAAAACCAATTGTCCTCTGACTGATGTGACTGACAGACAGCGGGGCCGCTTGTAAAACTAATAACTGAAGCGCTATTCTAAGAGCGCGTCACGTGTCAGAAACGTTTTGTCTATATACCGACGTGCCAAAGACATGAAATCGCTATTACCTGCGAGGGGAGCATACGAGGACTCTCTCCGCTGGGTTCGCAGTGAAAGGAGACTAGCGCGGTGGCGGTCGGAGTGTCCGCGCACTCCGCGGGGGCGGCGCGCTCGCAGAGTCTTTTCGGCGATGCCCCTGGTCCCGAAACGCTTACCGGATAGACGAGCGTCCGCGGGCGTTTGACCACCTTCTGCGGTTTGAGCTCTGGCTCGTCCTCGCAGTGCAGCACGTGCTGCAGGTGCGCTCCTCCGTTGACCGTTTCCGGGGAGACGCGGAGAGGCGCTAACTTTGACCCGATGCCCGCAATGCCGTTGAGCGTTGCTATGGAGACGGCGCCGATGCAGTGGTTGGTGTAGGTCTTTGATAGTTTGGCGGCCCGCGACAGCATCTGCATTCTCGTGCCCAGCAAGTTCTTGCCGATGGCTTTATTCTCGTACCACGTCGTGTCGGTCTCGCTGCAGTGGTCCCGCGGGCGCTGGAAGAACGCCTTGCAGAGAGGATTGCGCTTCGAGAGGTACTTTACGAAGCTCGCGTAGGGGCAGAACTCCGTTGCGGTCTCGTACATGCGGGGCAGGTTGTCGTCGTCCGTGTCGGATCTTTTTTTCGTCCAGGAGGCGGAACGAGACTTGTGGTACGGGCCGAGCGCTTTGAAGTACACAAACTTGCGTCCGTCCTCGTCCACGGCCAGCCCGAACGAGTCCTCCTCGAGTTCGCGCTGGTTCTCCCGCCCCCTCGTGCAGAAGTACATGCAAGTCTCGAACCACACTTTGTTGAGCAGCCCGAACGGCGAGCCGGCGCTAAACACGGCCGACGTGTAGAGTTTTCTCAGGTCGGAGCGCGTGATGGCTTGCTTCTGCACCACGGGACCGGCGCCCTGCTCCTCTAGTTTGCGTATGACCGCGGCGAGCGCGAGGTTGGCGCTGCGGAGCTCGGGGTCCTTGGTGAGGTCCAGCGTGCGGCAGAAGGGGGGCTCGTTCAGGTAGCGGTTGAGCGAGCTCCGGATGCTGATGAGGGAGGACTTGCTGTACAGCTGTCCACTCTTGGAGCGCGCCTCCGAGTAGAACGAGCGCAGCACTTTGCAGAGCGCGTTCTTGTCCATGCTCTCAAAGTCCGTACTTTGCGCCTTCTCCGTTAGGTATTCCCGGAAGATTCGCACCGCGTACCGGGTGGCCAGGCGCGTGTTCTCGCTGAGCCTGGAGCGGTGCATGTCTCCCTCGGGTCCCGAGTCCAGAGCCGCCGCCGACTCGAGCTGGTCCGTATTCCGCATAAGGACCGCTTCCCCCGTTTCCACGGCAGCGGCGCAGCTGTCGGGCTCCGCGCACTCCTCCCACTCTAACTCGGCTTCTTCTTCTGACACTTCTCCCTCTTCCCCAGTGATCTGGATCTCCTGAAtctcttcctcctcttcctcgcCCGAGCCTGCGTCTCTCTCCCGTTCCCCCGCCATCGGGTCCGGTTCATCATCCTCTCTACAGCAGTGGTCCCCGCTGCCAGGCATTCTCGCCATATTGCAGTCTGACAGTGTATGCGTCCCGAGGCACTGCGCATGCGCTATATTGGACCGCAGAGCTGAGAGCTTTTTGTGCGTTTTAGTGACCTTCAGCTACGAGAACAGGCACGCGCTCTTAAAGGTGTAGGGAAAGGGGAGCTAGATTGCCCAAAattaacacacacgcacactttcGCACTTGAATGGAGAGATAAAGCGACAGAGAGAGGCAAACAGTCAGCTATACCGTGTATTGGACTGCAGCAAAATCAAGCACTAAATTATGCCTTTAATACACCCACACAGACACACACCTGCTAATTATTAAAGGGCTATGCAGCTCAGGCAGGCTGACTTGATTTGGGAGTTTCCAGTAGCAGCTGTGATCACGTCTAACCCCGAGGCCATCCATATACTTTCGACTGCGTGTATGACTTTTGTATGTGTGAGAGGAAGAGAGTGTGACAGATGGgagggagagcgagagagatGAATTGTGTGGTGAGCTAACTGATATTTCTGTGTATGGTAAAAATAATTTCAACACAACATAATGTGCACACAGTGGGTATGTGTGTGCAATGATGGCCATATCAGGGAAAGAAAACACTCTCAAAGGTGAAAACTCACACAAAAggaacagttcacacaaaaatgaaaatgcttcaTTACTTTCACACTTCAATCtcatactgtaaaaaatattacttagagAGTATTTGGAAACTCTTTACAGttaggttcattagttaacatgagctaagTATGAACATaatttctacagcatttattaaattttacataaaaagttgtgtttgttaacattagttaatgcattgtgaaccaacatgaactaacaatgaatgactgtattttcattaattaacatttacaaAGATGAATAGTGTAATAATAGTgtaatgtttgttcatgttacttAATACATTaactgttaacaaatgacacctaattgtaaagtgttaccaagtacTTTTTTAGTAATtcaatttctttttttccttGTGAAATTTATTTGCAAAGTAAAGTTCACTTGTTTAAGTGATTTTGTTtctacactatttttttttttttgcagtgtacctcAAAGATTACCATATACACTTATTTTTTGCTAATAAAAGTAAATGAGGACTGTGGCTGTTAAGCTACACATGAAGCTTCATAAAAGTTCTTAAAACTATTCATACACATCTTTACATGTGAAAAAGACTAAATCTAAGTTGTTATTTACCAGAAATCTTGAGATCCAACTCTCACTGGCACATTAATGAaagaattaattatttattttgagtTGACTCATTTCAATATACCAGTTGATCTGGTTTACTAAATGGACTAATTCAGTTTTGGTTCAGATCAACTCACTGAATCACAAGTTACCAGCTCACTGACTGAAAGACAATTAGTAAACAACACCTTAATTTTGTCTATTTGCTACatgtctaaaagggcattaagatatcttgaatacttcttgagttacaggcatgcaaactttggacaaaaaacttgtaaaaaagtgctgtttccccattaatgaatggtcaccattggcacataatgcatcaaagattgctgaagtcaacagattttactaacagacctaccagtctctgtgtaaaaataacattatgatgctgccatcttactgaagtcatttttacccccttgtaatttggctctgaatctcgggtgaaaattgccattttgacccccctctacaaaagagtggattactcagtaaatattcatccatgacatttaacaTTTCGCCGTTCATCACTACACATGTATCTCTCTTTAGAAAAAAtcttagcaaaatcaaaaatttaagacagaattttttaaaaatagggTTGATTTGAGACAGAATGACTCTGTTGTATTGCTTCATAAGACTTAAGGAGTCATACGGACAATTTTATGATAATTTCGTGGTGCTTTTACATCCTTTTTTAAGCTTCAAAGCTCCAATCCAATCCAATGGAAAAAGAGTAAATATATGTCTCAAAATGctgccttttgtgttccacaaaatcaAGAAAGGTATTAGGGTGAATAAATGAAGGCTGAATTTTCACCCACAGTTTTTCATATTACTTACTATTTATGATGTGCCAGTGTGACTGGACTGTATTTAACTTCTGCTGTTCTGCTATGCATTTATGTGCTGTGATTTGCAAATGCAGCTCGGCTGGAGCTCACTGCAGACTTTCTCAGGTTAGAGCAGATTTTCATTTTCCTCTCTCATACTCCTCCGTGTAGCAATAGAGGCCATTGTAATGTAAACGGAGCCCCCTCTGAATTGCATCACGGCTTACTCATTTATGCATTGATATTTTCATGTATGAATGATTCTAGAGTACTCAGTATAAAATTGCTTTTGGCCCTGTTAATAAAGAGCCGTGTGCCATCGCTAAATCTATACAGCCAAATATGCCGGTTTGCATCTGAATCATTACATTCACTCATTAATACAAGATCATCCTATATGAGTGACCTTGATCAAGAACACATTCCTAAGTGCTTCTACATTCACGCCTCTCTCCTCTcccctgtgtttgtgtgtgtgtcgtgAGAACCCCCAGGCAACTGCTGTCTCAGTATGAACAGCACAGAGCTGAGGTTTGGCTCTGGAGAATAAGGCAGATGTTTGTCTCCGGCGCTGTGCCTCAGAGAGAGGCAACGCATGAGGAAGCGGATTTTAGAGCTCAGTAGGGCTCAAAGCTAGAGGAGGGATGAAAAAAGCTCTATTCATCCATCAGCAAATCAACAGCGATCATCTGACTCATTAACTTTATACGGTCTGAGTCTTTCCACAGTCTTGTGAACATTTCTTTAAGGAAAAGACATGAGTCGATGGCAAGTAAGAGTGTCTGCGATGGCTTTGAAAAATGTTTACACCATTTCAAGAAAAGTTTCAATAGTGACTCATATGTCACATGACATAACCAAGTAAAAATGATAAATACATTCAAGTAATAACATTTTCCTTAGGCTCTGAATAcatcatttttagtttttaaaaggttttaattttttagaattaaACAAAAGGAAGTATattatgaaaattctgtcattaattactccaaac
The window above is part of the Garra rufa chromosome 13, GarRuf1.0, whole genome shotgun sequence genome. Proteins encoded here:
- the kctd1 gene encoding uncharacterized protein kctd1 isoform X1 produces the protein MAGERERDAGSGEEEEEEIQEIQITGEEGEVSEEEAELEWEECAEPDSCAAAVETGEAVLMRNTDQLESAAALDSGPEGDMHRSRLSENTRLATRYAVRIFREYLTEKAQSTDFESMDKNALCKVLRSFYSEARSKSGQLYSKSSLISIRSSLNRYLNEPPFCRTLDLTKDPELRSANLALAAVIRKLEEQGAGPVVQKQAITRSDLRKLYTSAVFSAGSPFGLLNKVWFETCMYFCTRGRENQRELEEDSFGLAVDEDGRKFVYFKALGPYHKSRSASWTKKRSDTDDDNLPRMYETATEFCPYASFVKYLSKRNPLCKAFFQRPRDHCSETDTTWYENKAIGKNLLGTRMQMLSRAAKLSKTYTNHCIGAVSIATLNGIAGIGSKLAPLRVSPETVNGGAHLQHVLHCEDEPELKPQKVVKRPRTLVYPVSVSGPGASPKRLCERAAPAECADTPTATALVSFHCEPSGESPRMLPSQENRSNSVGMSTRPILAHSPVSPLGTAGIPTPAQLTKANAPVHIDVGGHMYTSSLATLTKYPESRIGRLFDGTEPIVLDSLKQHYFIDRDGHMFRYILNFLRTSKLLIPDDFKDYCLLYEEARYFQLQPLQAELERWRSEQDSRYTSRMCECVVVRVAPELGERITLSGDKALIEDIFPEIGDVMCNSVNAGWNHDSTHVIRFPLNGYCHLNSVQVLERLQQRGFEIAASCGGGVDSTQFSEYVLRREIKRSHRGVMTSVIRIKQEPLD